cggtggctgtgccttctgttgcctgggcccctcagctctggaactccctccctaaacctctccgcctctctctcctccttcgagacgctccttaaaacccacctctttgacgcagcttttggacacctgccctaatttcttatgtggctcgggatCAAATGCATTTGTTTCGTCTTAAAAcaggccttgggatattttactacattaaaaggcacaAGATAAATACAAGTATTTGTTGCGGTTGTCTGTCTGGGCGTGACCCCCACTCTCTCGCGGGGacatgctctctgtctgtctgcctcccttctcccttctccattctcccttctccattctcccttctcccttctcccttctcccttctcccttctcccttctcccttctcccttctcccttctcccttctcccttctcccttctcccttctcccttctcccttctcccttctccattctcccttctcccttctccattctcccttctccattctcccttctccattctcccttctccattctcccttctccattctcccttctccattctcccttctccattctcccttctccattctcccttctccattctcccttctccattctcccttctccattctcccttctccattctcccttctccattctcccttctccattctcccttctccattctcccttctccattctcccttctccattctcccttctccattctcccttctccattctcccttctccattctcccttctccattctccattctccattctcccttctccattctcccttctccattctcccttctcccttctccattctcccttctccattctcccttctccattctcccttctccattctcccttctccattctcccttctccattctcccttctccattctcccttctccattctcccttctccattctcccttctccattctcccttctccattctcccttctccattctcccttctccattctcccttctccattctcccttctccattctcccttctccattctcccttctccattctcccttctccattctcccttctccattctcccttctccattctcccttctccattctcccttctccattctcccttctccattctcccttctccattctcccttctccattctcccttctccattctcccttctccattctcccttctccattctcccttctccattctcccttctccattctcccttctccattctcccttctccattctcccttctccattctcccttctccattctcccttctccattctcccttctccattctcccttctccattctcccttctccattctcccttctccattctcccttctccattctcccttctccattctcccttctccattctcccttctccattctcccttctccattctcccttctccattctcccttctccattctcccttctccattctcccttctccattctcccttctccattctcccttctccattctcccttctccattctcccttctccattctcccttctccattctcccttctcccttctcccttctcccttctccattctcccttctccattctcccttctccattctcccttctccattctcccttctccattctcccttctccattctcccttctccattctcccttctccattctcccttctccattctcccttctccattctcccgtaATGTAGCCTGGGTCATTCCAGCTCTGGGCAAGAAGCCCTTCGGGCCGACCCGTGCAGGGCTGGGTCGGAGAGGGGGCGGGCTGGGGTGGGAAGGAGGATTGGGTTGGGACTTACCGCCACGAGCCAGCAGCTGACGTATTTGCTGAGGGTGACCTTGCCCCAAAGGGCGATGAAGAGGCACTTGTAGCCCAGCGACTGGTTctggaagagacagagagggagagaggaggaggtcaGGAGGCCGGTCGGCACGGGAGGGTGGGGTCGTCAGGGTCCGAGGCACGAGGATCCGAGGTGGCGCACTTCGCCTGGGGCAGGCATCGCACTGTTCGCTTCCACTGAACTGCAAGGGACGAGGCGATGCCTGCCCGTGTTGAATTTCACCCCCCAAAATCGGTCAGGGAACCGTCGAGGATGTGTCAGCGGGTCACGGAGGGGTCGGAGGTCGACGGTCTGACGAGACTGCTCGGTGCTCTCTGCTCGTATACCCggtaaatctccctccacactgccccacgGTTTAATgagcgccgcactgtgctgtcggaggggcggtgctgagggagcactgcactgtcggaggggtggtactgagggagtgccgcactgtcggaggggcagtactgagggagtgccgcactgtcggaggggcagtactgagggagcactgcgctgtcggaggggcagtactgagggagtgccgcactgtcggaggggcagtactgagggagcgctgcactgtcggaggggcagtactgagggagcactgcactgtcggaggggcagtgctgagggagcgccgtactgtcggaggggcagtgctgagggagcgccgtactgtcggaggggcagtactgagggagccccgcactgtcggaggggcagtactgagggagccccgcactgtcggaggggcagtactgagggagccccgcactgtcggaggggcagtactgagggagcactgcactgtcggaggggcagtactgagggagcactgcactgtcggaggggcggtgctgagggagcactgcactgtcggaggggcggtgctgagggagcactgcactgtcggaggggcagtactgagggagcgccgtactgtcggaggggcagtgctgagggagcgccgtactgtcggaggggcagtgctgagggagcgccgtactgtcggaggggcagtactgagggagcactgcactgtcggaggggcagtactgagggagcgctgcactgtcggaggggcagtactgagggagtgccgcactgcgctgtcggaggggcagtactgagggagccccgcactgtcggaggggcagtactgagggagtgccgcactgtcggaggggcagtactgagggagtgccgcactgcactgttggaggggcagtactgagggagcactgcactgtcggaggggcagtactgagggagtgccgcactgtcggaggggcagtactgagggagcgccgcactgtcggaggggcagtactgagggagcgccgcactgtcggaggggcagtactgagggagccccgcactgtcggaggggcagtactgagggagccccgcactgtcggaggggcagtactgagggagcactgcgctgtcggagggagcgTGAAATAAGTACTTTATTGGACGGGAAGTGCCGTGTGAAGTCCGGAATCCGCGATGGGCGAGGTACAACCACAAGATCTTTCTGCTTTGAAGACcatctcgctcgttcactcaccgCAAACTCGCTGGTCAGGAGATAGTCGTCGGGGAAGTAGGATTTTGTCAACGTGTAGCCCGTCACATACGTCATCCCCAGCAAGAGGCGTTTCATAGCGGGCAGGACACTGGAAGAGGATGAAATGTCGCAGGTCAGAGTGCAGAGCAAATGGGTTCGGATATGCCAACGTGATTGGCCAATGCAtcgcctccccacccacacacagcccgtacacccgCCCCACCCCGCAAGCCGCCCTCAGCGACAATCAGCAGGCTATTCGACCGtgtgtatcatcatcatcggcagtccctcggaatcgaggaagacttgcttccactcaaaaaaggagtcctctggtgactgaacagtccaatacgggagccacagtccccgtcacagggtgggacagatagacgttgagggaagggggagggtgggacagatagacgttgagggaaggggagggtgggacagatagacgttgagggatgggggagggtgggacagatagacgttgagggaaggggagggtgggacagatagacgttgagggaaggggagggtgggacagatagacgttgaggggaggggagggagggacagatagacgttgagggaaggggaggatgggacagatagacgttgagggaaggggagggtgggacagatagacgttgagggaaggggagtgtgggacagatagacgttgagggaaggggagggagggacagatagacgttgagggaaggggagtgtgggacagatagacgttgagggaaggggagggagggacagatagacgttgagggaaggggagggtgggacagatagacgttgagggaagggggagggtgggacagatagacgttgagggaaggggagggtgggacagatagacgttgagggaaggggagggtgggacagatagacgttgaggggaggggagggagggacagatagacgttgagggaaggggagggtgggacagatagacgttgatggaagggggagggtgggacagatagacgttgagggaaggggagggagggacagatagacgttgagggaaggggggagggtgggacagatagacgttgagggaagggggagggtgggacagagagacgttgagggaagggggagggtgggacagatagacgttgagggaagggggagggtgggacagagagacgttgagggaaggggagggtgggacagagagacgttgagggaaagggagggtgggacagagacgttgagggaaggggagggtgggacagatagacgttgagggaaggggagggtgggacagatagacgttgagggaaggggagggtggaacagatagacgttgagggaaggggagggagggacagatagacgttgagggaaagggagggtgggacagattgacgttgagggaaggggagggagggacagatagacgttgagggaaggggagggtgggacagatagacgttgagggaaggggagggtgggacagatagacgttgagggaaggggagggagggacagatagacgttgagggaaggggagggtgggacagatagacgttgagggaaggggagtgagggaaggggagagtgggacagatagacgttgagggaaggggagggtggggcagatagacgttgagggaaggggagggtggggcagatagacgttgagggaagggggagggtgggacagatagacgttgagggaaggggagggtgggacagatagacgttgagggaaggggagggtgggacagatagacgttgagggaagggggagggtgggacagatagacgttgagggaaggggagggtgggacagatagacgttgagggaagggggagggtgggacagatagacgttgagggaaggggagggagggacagatagacgttgagggaaggggagggtgggacagatagacgttgagggaaggggagggtgggacaggtagacgttgagggaaggggagggtgggacagatagacgttgagggaaggggagggtgggacagatagacgttgagggaaggggagggtgggacagatagacgttgagggaaggggagggtgggacagatagacgttgagggaaggggagggtgggacagatagacgttgagggaaggggagggtgggacagatagacgttgagggaaggggagggtgggacagatagacgttgagggaaggggatggtgggacagatagacgttgagggaaggggagggtgggacagatagacgttgagggaaggggagggtgggacagatagacgttgagggaaaggggagggtgggacagatagacgttgagggaaggggagggagggacagatagacgttgagggaaggggagggtgggacagatagacgttgagggaaggggagggtgggacagatagacgttgagggaaggggagggtgggacagatagacgttgagggaaggggagggtgggactggtttgccgcacgctccttccgctgcctgcgcttggtctctgcacgctctcggcgacgagactcgaggtgctcagtgcccctcccggatgcactccctccactgagggcggactggtctttgggcccggggactcccaggtgtgggtgggggatgttgcactgtatcaggggaggggtgtgtcccttgtaacgttccctctgccccacctttggctcgttttgcccatgaaggagttccgagtagaactcaataatccctccctctctgcctctccctctctctctccctctctccctctctccctctctccctctctccctctctccctctctccctctctccctctctccctctctccgtctctccgtctctccgtctctccgtctctccgtctctccgtctctccgtctctctgtctctctgtctctctgtctctctgtctctgtctctctgtctctctgtgtctgtgtctctgtctctctgtctctctgtctctctgtctctctgtctctctgtctctgtctctgtctctctgtctctctgtctctctgtctctctgtctctctgtctctctgtctctctgtctctctgtctctgtctctctgtctctctgtctctgtctctctgtctctctgtctctctgtctctgtctctgtctctctgtctctctgtctctgtctctctgtctctctgtctctctgtctctctgtctctctgtctctctgtctctctgtctctgtgtctctgtgtctctgtgtctctgtctctgtgtctctgtgtctctgtctctctgtctctgtgtctctgtctctctgtctctctgtctctctgtgtctctctgtctctctgtctctctgtctctctgtctctgtctctgtctctgtgtctctgtctctctgtctctctgtctctctgtctctctgtctctctgtctctctgtctctgtctctctgtctctctgtctctctgtctctctgtctctctgtctctctgtctctctgtctctctgtctctgtctctctgtctctctgtctctgtctctgtctctctgtctctctgtctctctgtctctctgtctctgtctctctgtctctctgtctctctgtctctctgtctctctgtctctctgtctctgtctctctgtctctctgtctctctgtctctgtctctgtctctctgtctctctgtctctgtctctgtctctctgtctctctgtgtctctgtctctctgtctctctgtctctctgtctctgtctctctgtctctctgtctctctgtctctctgtctctgtctctctgtctctctgtctctctgtctctctgtctctctgtctctctgtctctctgtctctctgtctctctgtctctctgtctctctgtctctctgtctctgtctctctgtctctctgtctctctgtctctctgtctctctgtctctgtgtctctgtgtctctgtctctgtgtctctgtgtctctgtctctctgtctctgtgtctctgtctctctgtctctctgtctctctgtgtctgtgtctctgtctctgtgtctctgtgtctctgtgtctctgtctctgtgtctctgtgtctctgtctctctgtctctgtgtctctgtctctctgtctctctgtctctctgtgtctgtgtctctgtctctgtgtctctgtgtctctgtgtctctgtgtctgtgtctgtgtctctgtctctgtccctctgtctctgtccctctgtctctgtgtctctgtgtctctgtgtctctgtctctgtgtctctgtctctgtccctctgtctctgtccctctgtctctgtgtctctgtccctgtgtctctgtccctgtgtctctgtctctgtctctgtgtctctgtccctgtgtctctgtccctgtgtctctgtccctgtgtctctgtctctgtgtctctgtctctgtgtctctgtctctgtgtctctccctctctctctctctctctctctctgtctctctctccctctctctccctccctctccctccctctccctctctgtctctctccctccctctccctctctgtctctctccctccctctccctctctgtctctctccctccctctccctctctgtctctgtctctctccctctctgtctctgtctctctccctctctgtctctctgtctgtctctctccctccctctccctctctgtctctctccctcccgctccctctgtctgtctctcccgggCCCCCTCGCCCCGCCCTCCTCTTCCACGACGGCAActggcctttccccctccttcaAAGACGACTGGGCCTCTGCTTCCCcagtggtgacctggcctcttctgactGGCGACCACGTGCAGCATTGCCAGAGGCCCTGACTTCCGCAAGACAAttcgtggatggagtgggggtgagggatgaggggttggacggggagaggggggggggggtgggggtggggaggcagcAACGCAGTGGCTATTCAACTACATGGAGCATCACAACAGGGGCATTCACCTCACTCGAGGATGCTCTGCCTTAAGCGagcggagggcgggggggagggaatgtcggagagacTGGCTGGATTCTCGGCTTGCTTTGCCGATCACCCCCACCCCCATTAAAGCAGCTATTCGAGTTGGTGGTGCATCGTAACAAGGGTCAtaagaatggagaaagattgcagagtgcggcagtacagcgggacctgggggttacttgtgcgtgaaacacaaaaggttagtctgcaggtacagcaagtgatcaggaagggccaatggtatcttggcctttattggccgaggaatggaatacaagagcagggaagtcttgctccagttacacaggggtattggtgaggccacacctggagtactgcgtgcacagttctgctctccgtatttacgagaggatatgcttgctttggaggcagttcagagaaggttcactcggttgattccggggatgagggggttgatttatgaggaaaggttgaggaggttgggcctctactcattgcaattcatacTTTCAaaccttctggaatattttgaggatgtgacgagtagagtggacaagggggagaaccagtggatgtggtgtatttggactttcaaaaggcttttgacaaggtcccacacgagagattggtgtgcaaaatcaaagcacatggtattgggggtaatgtactgacggggatagagaactggttggcagacaggaagcagagagtcaggataaacgggtccttttcagaatggcaggcagtgactagtggagtgccgcagggctcagtgctgggaccccagctatttacaa
The sequence above is drawn from the Pristiophorus japonicus isolate sPriJap1 unplaced genomic scaffold, sPriJap1.hap1 HAP1_SCAFFOLD_2866, whole genome shotgun sequence genome and encodes:
- the LOC139247861 gene encoding lysophospholipid acyltransferase 5-like, translating into MRSYQKMTAGQLTDTAGHVPNSVLPAMKRLLLGMTYVTGYTLTKSYFPDDYLLTSEFANQSLGYKCLFIALWGKVTLSKYVSCWLVA